A section of the Bacillus sp. V2I10 genome encodes:
- a CDS encoding alkene reductase codes for MGQISKETNSWGNLKNGLESKLFEPIKIGAWNLRSRIAMAPLTRTFADDQTGVVGEDIVEYYRKRAADGVGLIISEGTIISPRGKGYPGIPGIYSDEQIKGWKKVTDAVHKEGGTMIAQIWHVGRLSHNDLAGNLPPQAPSAIPAEGLVSRFRKPYDVPEEMTIEDINEVINQFAQAAKNAIAAGFDGVEINGAHGYLIDQFNSDITNHRTDEYGGDLAQRLTFMKEVIKAVIDAIGTERTMIRFSAHKTDIPNYMWEDPEMAIRTFVEAFKEAGATMVHPSIMQFDRVLANGKTMHQLVRKYWDGVIIGVGTLNPEMANQAIEEGIIDVAAFGRPLISNPDFIHRLKNGKELEEYDSKKHHSTLI; via the coding sequence ATGGGTCAAATTAGCAAAGAAACAAATTCTTGGGGAAATTTAAAAAATGGTTTAGAAAGTAAATTGTTCGAACCGATAAAAATCGGAGCTTGGAATTTACGCTCTCGTATCGCAATGGCACCATTAACAAGAACCTTTGCAGACGATCAAACGGGGGTAGTAGGAGAGGATATTGTTGAATATTACCGAAAACGTGCTGCCGATGGAGTTGGTTTAATCATTTCAGAAGGAACGATCATTAGTCCTCGTGGAAAAGGCTATCCTGGAATTCCAGGCATTTATTCAGATGAACAAATAAAGGGATGGAAAAAAGTGACTGATGCTGTGCATAAAGAGGGAGGAACAATGATCGCTCAAATATGGCATGTTGGTCGTTTATCTCATAACGATCTTGCTGGAAATCTGCCTCCTCAAGCACCATCAGCTATTCCCGCTGAAGGCCTTGTCTCTCGTTTCCGTAAGCCATATGATGTTCCTGAAGAAATGACAATTGAAGATATTAATGAAGTAATCAATCAATTTGCGCAAGCTGCGAAAAATGCAATAGCAGCAGGTTTTGATGGTGTGGAAATTAACGGTGCCCACGGATACTTAATTGACCAATTTAATTCAGATATAACAAATCATCGTACAGACGAATATGGTGGTGACCTTGCTCAAAGATTAACGTTCATGAAGGAAGTAATTAAAGCAGTTATCGACGCAATCGGTACAGAACGAACAATGATCCGATTCTCTGCTCATAAAACAGATATACCAAATTACATGTGGGAAGATCCAGAAATGGCTATTCGTACATTTGTTGAGGCATTTAAGGAAGCGGGTGCAACAATGGTTCACCCATCTATTATGCAATTTGATCGAGTGCTTGCAAATGGAAAAACGATGCATCAATTAGTCCGAAAATACTGGGACGGTGTCATTATTGGGGTAGGTACATTAAATCCAGAAATGGCGAATCAGGCGATTGAAGAAGGAATAATTGATGTCGCTGCTTTCGGACGTCCATTAATTTCTAATCCTGATTTTATTCATCGTTTAAAAAATGGTAAAGAATTGGAAGAATACGATAGTAAGAAGCATCATAGTACATTAATTTAA